A DNA window from Hydractinia symbiolongicarpus strain clone_291-10 chromosome 6, HSymV2.1, whole genome shotgun sequence contains the following coding sequences:
- the LOC130647196 gene encoding uncharacterized protein LOC130647196 — translation MYENSLKEIPSLFHHAFVWFGCLVILVATLLFCAGSKKEKDSSNDDASVPNEAQTVEVGVNSSQVVVDVKPEIETNVTSQTEVSVANVNNKSSTSVVKDAQSPSHRRAVSCDIPLQQFQQYEPATNKTLSLPKDITEHPYARIKKGNTDVITVEDSGNSSKYSGNSENGAYARVKHVEKEESAYLVVDIKEASDRYDVVGGDIVRKLPSPKSNDSKENQFIPNSPSSASSLYAKVDTNQAKHLPVEEQENSGSSGYYASVSDEKKKETDAPQENSGNSDYYAACGPADAEHELYRPNKESENALDPYEVIGEDSADVAGSNNTYDVITNHTGQGTIDKKSKKKSSKEEPDSLKKKHKSEKKDRHSKVEKHSKVEKHSKQKDQFKFSEETNPKQSSRLSKVKPSKQSKKQRKSDGNIEVHSLLNKQTNPERSMSLTPEMEPGNSVVPPPLPSVDKLIHLTEHRKTFVAQDGISSCESSPRVRPASADRYVKRDSDTMEGSSLCTTCEEERLSDDKINFAKYNPTEHLNSGNVPNDYPYATVDKTPNPAEANEIKLIACEEEPYASVDATQKTVEVTENKVIPSDGFPYSSVGKIKKTVCEQNEHTSHVGLVEDGIESHEPIKVDASPPQSGVTGVDSNGSCNHDNTDLSSEETTEENDEYYAKVDFEKKHRDSQVQEMYASIDRASIKRSPAEEIDFVEPATVIYEGSYRIIPEIEDMKLHSQNGEENDHEYECLANVTVEHRGKNTIHSDSDT, via the exons ATGTACGAAAACTCACTTAAAGAAATTCCTTCATTATTCCACCATGCTTTTGTGTGGTTTGGCTGTTTGGTGATTTTAGTAGCTACTTTGTTGTTTTGTGCTGGAAGTAAGAAAGAAAAGGACAG TTCTAATGACGATGCATCTGTGCCAAATGAAGCTCAAACAGTTGAAGTTGGTGTGAATAGTTCACAAGTTGTGGTTGATGTAAAACCTGAAATTGAG ACTAATGTAACATCACAGACAGAAGTTTCTGTTGCTAATGTTAACAATAAATCCTCCACAAGTGTTGTAAAAGATGCGCAGTCCCCTTCGCACCGACGTGCGGTTTCATGTGACATCCCACTGCAGCAATTCCAACAGTATGAACCAGCCACCAATAAAACATTGTCGTTACCTAAAGACATCACTGAGCATCCTTACGCAAGAATTAAAAAGGGTAACACTGATGTAATTACTGTGGAGGATTCTGGGAATTCCTCGAAATATAGTGGGAACAGTGAAAATGGGGCGTATGCTCGTGTGAAACACGTTGAAAAAGAGGAATCTGCTTATTTAGTGGTGGACATCAAAGAAGCCTCTGACAGATATGACGTTGTGGGGGGTGATATTGTTCGTAAGTTACCAAGTCCTAAATCTAACGACAGTAAAGAAAATCAATTTATACCTAATTCGCCCTCTAGCGCTTCGAGTTTGTATGCTAAAGTAGACACAAATCAAGCGAAGCATCTGCCTGTCGAAGAGCAAGAGAATTCTGGTAGTTCTGGCTATTACGCGTCGGTATCTGatgagaaaaaaaaggaaactgATGCTCCGCAGGAAAATTCGGGAAACAGTGATTATTATGCTGCTTGTGGACCCGCAGATGCGGAACATGAACTTTATAGACCGAATAAAGAAAGCGAAAACGCTTTAGATCCTTATGAAGTGATTGGTGAGGATTCTGCAGACGTTGCAGGTTCTAACAATACCTATGACGTCATTACAAACCATACAGGACAAGGAACTATTGATAAAAAATCGAAGAAGAAATCAAGTAAAGAAGAGCCTGATTCCTTGAAGAAGAAACATAAATCAGAGAAGAAAGATAGACATTCGAAAGTTGAGAAACATTCGAAAGTTGAGAAGCATTCGAAACAAAAAGATCAGTTTAAATTTTCAGAAGAAACAAACCCTAAACAGTCTTCGCGTTTATCCAAAGTAAAACCGTCGAAACAGAGTAAAAAACAGAGAAAATCGGATGGAAACATCGAAGTGCATAGCTTGCTAAATAAACAAACGAACCCTGAACGTAGCATGTCATTAACACCTGAGATGGAGCCCGGCAATTCGGTTGTCCCTCCACCGTTGCCTTCTGTTGATAAGTTGATCCATCTTACAGAGCATCGTAAAACATTTGTTGCGCAGGATGGAATTAGTTCTTGTG AATCCTCACCACGTGTTCGCCCAGCAAGTGCAGACAGGTACGTAAAACGAGACAGTGACACGATGGAGGGTAGTTCGTTATGTACCACGTGTGAAGAAGAACGGTTGAGTGACGATAAAATTAATTTCGCAAAATATAATCCTACTGAACATTTAAATAGTGGTAATGTACCAAATGATTATCCTTACGCTACGGTGGATAAAACGCCAAATCCAGCAGAAGCGAATGAGATAAAACTTATAGCGTGCGAGGAAGAGCCTTATGCTAGTGTGGATGCAACGCAGAAAACTGTAGAAGTAACTGAGAATAAAGTGATACCATCTGATGGCTTTCCTTATTCTAGTGTTGGTAAAATAAAGAAGACAGTCTGTGAACAGAATGAACATACATCCCATGTCGGTTTAGTTGAAGATGGTATAGAATCGCATGAACCAATCAAAGTGGATGCATCCCCTCCACAATCTGGCGTGACTGGAGTAGATAGCAATGGCAGCTGTAACCATGATAACACAGATTTATCATCTGAAGAGACTACAGAAGAAAATGATGAATATTACGCCAAGGTAGATTTCGAGAAGAAACATAGGGACAGTCAAGTACAGGAAATGTATGCATCTATTGATAGAGCTTCAATTAAACGATCACCTGCGGAGGAGATCGACTTTGTTGAACCAGCGACCGTAATATATGAAGGCAGTTATCGGATTATACCAG aaattgaaGACATGAAACTGCATTCACAGAATGGTGAAGAAAATGACCATGAATATGAATGTTTAGCAAATGTGACAGTAGAACATCGTGGCAAAAACACGATACATAGCGATAGTGACACCTGA
- the LOC130647023 gene encoding T-complex protein 1 subunit alpha-like: MASLVVGGERTSGNEIREQNVMAASSIANIVKSSLGPVGLDKMLVDDIGDVTITNDGATILKLLDVEHPAAKILCELADLQDQEVGDGTTSVVIIAAELLKNASNLLRYKLHPTSIISGYRLACREACKYIQENLSISTTELDHDIVLNCAKTSMSSKLVGVDSDFFANLLVNASMSIKRTGNKGETKVPIKSINILKAHGGNMKESISVQGYALNCTVACEGMPKKIQNAKIAFLDFSLQKAKMHLGVQVLIEDPEKLDAVRQREMDITKERIEKILSSGANVMLLSGGIDDLCMKYFVEAGAMAVRRVKKIDLKRIARATGGTVCLSLANLEGEESFDASLLGYADEVAQERICDDELILIRNPKVKPAASIILRGANDFMVDEMDRSIHDALCVIKRVLESKSVVPGGGCVEAALSIYLENFATSLASREQLAIAEFANSLLVIPRTLTVNAAKDSADLVAKLRAYHNASQTQENKADLKWIGLDLINGTIRDNKKAGVLEPAMSKIKCLKFATEAAITILRIDDMVKIEPDKKDDANSYQNARASGRL, from the exons ATGGCGTCTTTAGTAGTTGGTGGTGAAAGGACATCAGGAAATGAAATACGAGAGCAGAATg tgaTGGCAGCTTCATCCATTGCTAACATAGTGAAAAGTTCTTTGGGACCTGTTGGATTAGATAAGATGCTTGTTGATGATATTGGT GATGTTACAATTACAAATGATGGCGCAACTATTTTAAAGCTGTTAGACGTGGAACATCCAGCTGCAAAGATTCTCTGTGAATTAGCTGATTTACAAGATCAAGAAGTCGGTGATGGGACCACATCTGTG GTTATCATCGCTGCAGAACTGTTAAAAAATGCCAGTAATTTGCTTCGATATAAATTGCATCCTACGAGTATCATATCCGGATATAGATTGGCTTGTAG GGAGGCGTGTAAATATATACAAGAAAATTTATCCATCAGTACTACAGAGCTTGATCATGACATTGTCTTAAATTGTGCAAAAACATCCATGTCATCTAAACTTGTAGGTGTCGATTCTGATTTCTTTGCTAATTTACTTGTAAATGCTTCCATGTCCATCAAACGTACTGGAAACAAAGGGGAAACAAAGGTACCCATAAAATCAATCAATATTTTAAAAGCACATGGTGGAAATATGAAGGAGAGTATATCAGTGCAGGGATATGCTTTGAATTGCACAGTAGCCTGTGAAG GTATGCCAAAGAAAATACAAAACGCCAAAATTGCGTTTCTAGAttttagtttacaaaaagctaaaATGCATCTAGGAGTACAGGTTTTAATAGAGGACCCTGAAAAGCTGGATGCAGTTCGACAAAG AGAAATGGATATAACGAAAGAACGCATTGAAAAAATACTTAGTAGTGGAGCCAATGTAATGTTGCTTTCTGGTGGAATAGATGATCTTTGTATGAAATATTTCGTTGAGGCTGGTGCTATGGCTGTCCGACGAGTTAAGAAAATTGATCTTAAACGAATTGCACGAGCTACTGGTG GTACTGTTTGTTTGTCACTTGCAAATCTGGAAGGTGAAGAAAGCTTTGATGCATCATTACTTGGCTATGCAGATGAAGTAGCCCAAGAGCGTATTTGCGATGACGAGTTGATTCTAATTAGAAA TCCAAAAGTGAAACCAGCTGCTTCAATCATTTTACGCGGTGCAAACGATTTCATGGTGGATGAGATGGATCGATCAATTCACGATGCTCTGTGTGTTATAAAACGCGTGTTGGAATCGAAATCAGTTGTTCCAGGTGGTGGGTGTGTAGAAGCTGCTCTTTCTATCTATCTTGAAAATTTTGCTACTTCGCTG GCTTCACGTGAACAATTAGCTATTGCTGAATTCGCAAACTCTCTGTTAGTCATCCCAAGGACGTTGACGGTAAATGCTGCAAAGGATTCAGCTGACCTGGTTGCTAAGTTACGCGCCTACCACAATGCCTCACAGACGCAGGAAAACAAGGCTGATTTGAAATG GATTGGTTTAGATCTAATCAATGGCACCATTcgtgacaacaaaaaagctggTGTCTTAGAACCAGCCATGAGTAAAATCAAATGTTTGAAATTCGCAACTGAAGCAGCCATTACTATATTACGTATTGACGACATGGTCAAAATTGAGCCGGACAAAAAAGATGATGCTAATTCGTATCAGAATGCTCGTGCTTCAGGACGATTGTAG
- the LOC130647025 gene encoding uncharacterized protein LOC130647025 — MVFSQLALLRYKKKAGSDDSVLIFTMSAGFICHLPECYGGTSGFLIKECPHCLLSQHDLREVNLYIATSVSSLIFVNQRRSHGFSLYSGINAKQKNVALSTAAQSLIEITFGRNNGNLEDR; from the exons ATGGTGTTCTCCCAGCTTGCTCTCTTGCGGTACAAAAAGAAGGCCGGAAGTGACGATTCTGTTTTGATCTTTACTATGTCGGCTGGCTTTATTTGTCATTTACCTGAGTGCTATGGAGGAACGAGTGGATTCTTGATAAAAGAGTGTCCACACTGCCTGTTGAGCCAACATGACCTGCGTGAAGTTAATTTGTATATAGCTA CCTCTGTTTCAAGTCTCATTTTTGTCAATCAACGTCGTTCCCATGGTTTTAGTTTATATTCCGGTATAAATGCGAAGCAGAAAAATGTAGCACTGAGTACCGCAGCACAGTCCCTTATCGAAATAACATTCGGACGTAACAACGGTAATTTGGAGGACCGCTGA
- the LOC130647024 gene encoding prolyl 4-hydroxylase subunit alpha-1-like, whose protein sequence is MSLLVVLFAVITCIHAEFFTSMANMEHLVLTEKYMLSSLKNYVDSEEERLASLKKFMLRVDESLRYVNETDIGKYLGNPVNSYLLLKRFNVDWRNLENLLTLDHAEDFTAAYDEMRPYFPSDEDYEGAMTALFRLQDTYNLPSQKLAKGIIPGVVQSSPQTLDPNEIFELGRHAYNLNDWTHSRDWMRTALAEIRGDSSVSADQTATVLDYLAYSEFKSGNVKEAFQLTQELAKLTPGEKRIFNNLEYYRQELRKSQSTGKRGDLGLLDDTDFYKKNKHAQAYTESEASRKKTNLQDYEKLCRGEVRQQSKREQRKMKCWYKTNNPLLKYKPQKVERVWFTPEIFLFHDILTEREMELIKQNAYPKLSRATIQDPVTGKLRYADYRVSKSAWLSPYDYGFVRKMARRSEAITGLDMRSAEQLQIANYGIGGHYEPHFDHAREDEDKFTDLGLGNRIATMLFYISDVEAGGATVFTVGKTAVFPKKGTAVFWYNLKRNGIGNPLTRHAACPVLVGQKWVSNWWIHEVGQEFRRKCALNKNL, encoded by the exons ATGAGTTTACTTGTGGTACTCTTTGCTGTAATAACATGTATCCATGCCGAGTTTTTTACGTCTATGGCAAACATGGAGCATCTGGTGCTGACAGAAAAATATATGCTTTCCAGCTTGAAAAACTATGTGGATTCAGAGGAGGAAAGATTGGCTTCTTTAAAGAAATTTATGTTGCGTGTTGATGAATCTTTAAGATATGTCAATGAAACAGATATTGGAAAGTATCTTGGAAATCCTGTTAACTCTTATCTTCTGCTGAAAAGATTTAATGTTGACTGGAGAAACTTAGAAAATCTGTTAACCCTCGATCATGCTGAAG ATTTTACCGCAGCTTATGATGAGATGCGACCATACTTTCCATCTGATGAAGATTATGAAGGAGCCATGACAGCTTTGTTTCGATTACAAGACACCTATAACCTGCCTTCTCAAAAACTTGCGAaag GTATTATTCCTGGTGTTGTACAGTCGTCACCGCAAACACTTGATCCAAATGAAATATTTGAGCTTGGTCGACATGCATATAACTTAAATGACTGGACACACTCACGTGATTGGATGAGAACTGCGTTGGCAGAAATAAGAGGTGACTCGTCAGTGTCTGCTGATCAAACAGCCACAGTTCTTGATTATTTAGCTTATTCCGAATTTAAG TCGGGAAACGTAAAAGAAGCCTTCCAGTTAACTCAAGAACTTGCAAAGCTTA ccCCTGGAGAGAAACGGATATTTAATAACCTTGAATACTATCGCCAGGAGCTACGTAAATCACAGTCAACAGGTAAGCGAGGCGACCTTGGTTTACTTGATGATACagacttttataaaaaaaacaagcatgCTCAAGCCTACACTGAGAGTGAAGCGTCGAGAAAGAAAACTAATTTGCAAGATTATGAAAAGTTGTGCAGAGGTGAAGTGAGACAACAG AGCAAACGAGAACAGAGAAAGATGAAATGCTGGTACAAAACGAACAATCCATTATTGAAGTACAAACCTCAAAAAGTTGAACGTGTCTGGTTTACTccagaaatttttttgtttcatgaCATTCTGACCGAGAGAGAAATGGAACTCATCAAACAAAACGCTTATCCAAAG CTTAGTCGAGCCACTATACAAGACCCTGTTACTGGTAAACTTCGCTATGCTGATTATAGAGTCAGTAAGAGTGCATGGTTGTCGCCTTACGATTATGGATTTGTTAGAAAAATGGCGAGACGTTCAGAAGCTATCACTGGACTTGACATGCGTTCTGCTG aaCAATTACAAATAGCTAACTATGGTATTGGTGGACATTACGAGCCTCATTTTGATCATGCACGCGAAGACGAGGACAAGTTTACTGATCTGGGTTTAGGCAATCGAATTGCAACAATGTTGTTTTAT ATTTCTGATGTTGAAGCTGGTGGTGCAACAGTGTTTACTGTTGGCAAAACTGCAGTCTTTCCAAAGaag GGTACAGCTGTGTTTTGGTACAACTTAAAACGAAACGGTATCGGTAATCCACTCACTCGTCATGCTGCTTGTCCG